From a single Nostoc sp. MS1 genomic region:
- a CDS encoding transglycosylase domain-containing protein — MSSRTFDQKQQQRRTSPGFEFFKGVGQVAGGTLLSLTMLTSSIVAGGLVGLAISFRNLPDVRQLRNFFPSETTYIYDIKGKLLAGVHGEANREVVPLDKISPNLKRAVLASEDSHFYYHHGINPTGVGRAVVTNLVAGGVKEGGSTVTMQLVKNLFLTRKRAFTRKLAEAVLAIRLEQILTKDQIFEMYLNQVYWGHNNYGVQTAARTYFNKSAENLTIAESAMMAGLIQAPEEFSPFASMKMAKQKQKEVLGRMLELNWITQQEYDDALKEEIKLGRIRSFQGSALPYVTNTVAQELAKKFGRDTLLKGGMRVQTTIDADFQIMAEETVKKWHESLLSQGLNKNQLALVSIDPRTHFVKALVGGVDSKASEFNRATQAQRQPGSSFKPFVYYTAFASGRFTPDSIIDDSPVSYRDGNGWYYPRNYDGSFKGSMPIRMALAQSRNIPVIKIGKAVGMNKVIETCRTLGIMSPMEPVTSLPLGAIGVTPLEMASAYATFANYGWQSPPTVIARITDSSGNVLLDNTPKPQLVLDPWAAAAIIDTMRSVITEGTGKGAAIDRPAAGKTGTTSSEKDIWFVGTVPQLTTAIWVGRDDNRQLASGATGGGMVTPIWRDFMTKALKGVPVENFKSPSQFTRPKAN; from the coding sequence GTGTCGTCTAGGACTTTTGACCAAAAGCAACAGCAACGTCGTACTTCACCTGGATTTGAGTTCTTTAAAGGAGTAGGCCAGGTAGCTGGCGGAACTCTTTTATCACTGACGATGTTGACAAGTTCCATTGTAGCCGGAGGGCTGGTTGGTTTAGCAATCAGTTTTCGCAATTTACCAGATGTCAGACAGTTACGCAATTTCTTTCCGTCAGAAACAACTTACATTTACGACATTAAGGGCAAACTACTAGCTGGTGTCCACGGGGAAGCCAACCGCGAAGTTGTACCTCTAGATAAAATTTCTCCCAATCTGAAACGGGCTGTACTAGCCAGTGAAGATAGTCATTTTTACTATCATCACGGTATCAACCCCACTGGTGTAGGTCGTGCTGTCGTCACTAACTTAGTGGCTGGTGGCGTGAAAGAAGGTGGTTCTACCGTCACTATGCAGTTGGTGAAAAACCTATTCTTGACCCGTAAGCGTGCCTTTACTCGTAAGTTAGCCGAAGCGGTTTTAGCCATTCGCTTAGAACAGATTCTTACTAAAGACCAAATTTTTGAAATGTACCTCAATCAAGTGTATTGGGGACATAATAATTATGGTGTGCAAACCGCAGCCCGTACTTACTTTAATAAATCAGCCGAGAATTTAACTATAGCCGAATCAGCAATGATGGCAGGGTTAATTCAAGCGCCAGAGGAATTTAGCCCATTTGCCAGTATGAAGATGGCAAAACAGAAACAAAAAGAAGTTTTGGGGCGGATGCTGGAACTGAACTGGATCACCCAGCAAGAATATGATGATGCGCTTAAAGAAGAAATTAAACTAGGGAGAATCAGATCATTCCAAGGAAGTGCGTTGCCCTATGTAACAAATACTGTGGCGCAGGAATTAGCCAAGAAGTTTGGCCGTGACACTCTACTTAAAGGTGGGATGCGGGTACAAACTACAATTGATGCTGATTTCCAAATCATGGCAGAAGAGACTGTGAAAAAGTGGCATGAATCACTACTCAGCCAGGGATTAAACAAGAATCAGCTCGCCTTGGTGTCTATTGATCCGCGCACACATTTTGTCAAAGCACTCGTAGGTGGTGTAGACTCAAAAGCTAGTGAGTTTAATCGGGCAACGCAAGCACAACGCCAGCCTGGTTCTTCTTTTAAACCTTTTGTCTACTACACTGCCTTTGCTAGTGGCAGATTTACCCCAGATTCTATAATAGATGACTCTCCAGTCAGTTACAGAGATGGTAATGGCTGGTACTATCCTAGAAACTACGATGGTTCCTTTAAAGGTTCAATGCCCATTCGCATGGCTTTAGCCCAATCTCGGAATATTCCCGTAATTAAGATTGGTAAAGCTGTCGGCATGAATAAGGTTATCGAAACTTGCCGTACTTTGGGAATTATGAGTCCGATGGAACCTGTGACATCATTGCCTTTGGGTGCAATTGGTGTTACACCGTTAGAAATGGCTAGTGCTTATGCTACCTTTGCTAATTATGGTTGGCAATCTCCACCAACAGTTATTGCTCGGATCACCGATAGTAGTGGGAACGTCCTTTTAGATAACACACCCAAGCCTCAGTTAGTTCTCGATCCTTGGGCGGCGGCGGCAATTATTGATACTATGCGTTCAGTAATTACTGAGGGTACTGGTAAAGGTGCGGCTATTGACCGTCCAGCAGCCGGAAAAACGGGAACGACTTCCTCAGAAAAAGATATCTGGTTTGTCGGTACTGTCCCTCAATTAACAACCGCTATCTGGGTTGGTCGGGATGATAATAGACAACTAGCCAGTGGTGCAACTGGTGGTGGTATGGTGACTCCCATCTGGCGTGATTTTATGACTAAAGCACTCAAAGGTGTACCTGTGGAAAACTTCAAGTCACCTTCTCAATTTACTCGTCCTAAAGCAAATTAG
- the tyrS gene encoding tyrosine--tRNA ligase: MRESSSMADNFSWLHRGIAEVFPQPTDAESDTESLEKRLATTDRPLRVKYGIDPTGADIHLGHSIPMRKLRAFQDAGHTAVLIIGDFTARIGDPTGKSEVRRQLTEADVKQNAQTYLDQLRPILDFDTPGRLEVRFNSEWLSRLDLGKITELLATMTVSQMLAKEGFADRYKKENPIFLHEFLYPLMQGYDSVAIEADVELGGTDQKFNIAVGRDLQRHFGQKPQFGVLLPILIGTDGVQKMSKSLGNYVSLSEHPGQKYQKLQGVPDTMLPQYFELLTDLPIDKLPNNPRDRQLLLAWEIVKQYHGEQAANEAKEAAKSGGKEGAVPEFSLATVSQFPVKLAYLLNATGLCKSTGEGKRKIQEGGVRLDGEKISDADTTYQQPDELQGRVLQVGKNKFVRLVP, from the coding sequence ATGCGCGAATCTTCTAGTATGGCGGATAATTTTTCTTGGCTGCATCGTGGAATAGCGGAAGTTTTCCCACAACCTACTGATGCTGAAAGCGACACTGAGAGTCTAGAGAAACGCCTAGCAACTACGGATCGACCTCTACGGGTCAAATATGGTATAGACCCAACTGGAGCCGATATTCATCTTGGTCATAGCATACCAATGCGTAAACTGCGAGCGTTTCAAGATGCTGGTCATACGGCAGTGCTGATTATTGGTGATTTTACGGCACGCATCGGCGATCCTACAGGTAAGTCTGAGGTACGTCGCCAATTAACAGAGGCAGATGTCAAACAAAATGCTCAAACCTACCTCGATCAATTGCGCCCTATTTTGGATTTTGACACACCTGGGAGATTAGAGGTGCGTTTTAACTCGGAGTGGCTTTCCCGGCTTGATTTGGGAAAAATTACTGAGTTATTGGCGACGATGACTGTGAGTCAAATGTTAGCCAAAGAAGGCTTTGCCGATCGCTATAAGAAGGAGAATCCGATTTTCCTGCATGAGTTCCTTTATCCTTTGATGCAGGGGTATGATTCTGTGGCTATTGAGGCAGATGTGGAGTTAGGCGGCACAGACCAAAAGTTTAACATTGCTGTCGGTCGTGATTTACAGCGTCACTTTGGTCAAAAGCCCCAATTCGGCGTGCTGTTACCAATCTTGATTGGCACTGACGGCGTGCAGAAAATGTCCAAGTCTTTAGGTAATTACGTGAGTTTATCTGAACACCCAGGACAAAAATATCAAAAGTTACAAGGTGTGCCAGATACAATGCTCCCACAGTATTTTGAACTCTTGACAGATTTACCCATAGACAAGTTACCAAACAATCCCCGCGATCGCCAACTTTTACTCGCTTGGGAAATCGTCAAGCAATACCACGGCGAACAAGCAGCCAATGAAGCCAAGGAAGCTGCTAAGAGTGGCGGTAAAGAAGGCGCAGTCCCAGAGTTTTCCCTGGCTACTGTCTCCCAATTCCCCGTCAAATTAGCGTATTTACTCAACGCCACAGGTTTGTGTAAAAGTACGGGAGAAGGTAAGCGCAAAATCCAAGAAGGCGGAGTCCGCCTAGATGGCGAGAAAATTTCTGACGCTGATACCACCTACCAACAGCCAGACGAACTCCAAGGGCGAGTTTTGCAAGTGGGGAAGAATAAGTTTGTGCGTCTAGTTCCCTGA
- a CDS encoding helix-hairpin-helix domain-containing protein, with translation MTNWLPWNSKLQRLRAKLLNDPYYRLQSGEEIQIAAQLGICIDANQATVDDWLRLPGLSIHQARSLVELSRSGVTFYCIEDVAAALGLPPLRLEPLKPILSFSYYDHESLVSSTNLINPNTASVEQLVQIPYIDVSLAQAVVENRVSFGAYRSLVDFQQRLQLPGEAIAQLMYFLRF, from the coding sequence ATGACTAACTGGCTTCCTTGGAACTCTAAATTACAACGACTACGCGCCAAGTTGTTGAATGACCCCTACTATCGGTTACAGTCTGGGGAGGAGATTCAAATTGCAGCACAATTGGGAATTTGTATTGATGCTAACCAAGCTACTGTGGATGATTGGTTGCGCTTACCGGGTTTGTCTATTCACCAAGCGCGATCGCTAGTAGAACTTTCGCGTTCTGGTGTTACATTTTATTGTATTGAAGATGTGGCTGCGGCTTTGGGACTACCACCATTACGTCTAGAACCATTAAAGCCTATATTGAGTTTTAGTTATTATGACCACGAATCTTTAGTTAGTTCTACAAATTTAATTAATCCCAACACCGCTTCAGTAGAACAGTTAGTACAAATACCATATATTGATGTGTCTCTAGCCCAAGCTGTGGTAGAAAATCGTGTATCGTTTGGGGCTTACCGTAGTTTAGTTGATTTCCAGCAAAGATTGCAGCTTCCTGGGGAAGCGATCGCTCAATTAATGTATTTTCTTAGATTTTGA
- a CDS encoding class I SAM-dependent methyltransferase — protein MINNFLSNKKLIFDSWASSYDWLFPSVFYQAIHKRLLEYVDLTNPANILDLGCGTGRLLQRLATEFPQLRGTGLDLSSNMVRQARLSNCHHPRLIFLEGKAESLPFSNGQFDAVFNTISFLHYREPEQVLNEVSRVLFPGGNFYLVDFTFTNNQESPILSIASGSVKFYSPHQREIMGTSAGLSCVNHYYLLGPVLLTIFSKPI, from the coding sequence ATGATTAATAATTTCTTAAGCAACAAAAAGCTAATTTTTGACAGTTGGGCCTCTAGTTATGACTGGTTGTTCCCATCGGTTTTTTACCAAGCTATTCACAAACGGTTGCTAGAATATGTCGATTTAACCAACCCCGCCAACATACTTGATTTAGGTTGTGGAACTGGACGCTTACTACAACGCCTTGCTACTGAGTTTCCTCAATTACGGGGTACAGGCTTAGATTTATCTTCTAATATGGTACGCCAAGCCAGACTTAGCAATTGCCATCATCCACGTTTAATTTTTCTAGAAGGCAAAGCCGAGTCTTTACCCTTTAGTAATGGTCAGTTTGACGCAGTTTTTAATACCATTAGTTTCTTACATTATCGTGAACCGGAACAAGTATTAAATGAAGTATCACGAGTACTTTTTCCTGGTGGAAACTTCTATTTAGTTGATTTTACATTTACCAATAATCAAGAATCACCAATCTTGTCAATTGCTTCTGGTTCAGTCAAATTCTATAGCCCCCATCAACGTGAAATTATGGGTACATCTGCGGGACTATCATGTGTGAATCATTATTATTTATTAGGACCTGTTTTACTAACTATTTTTAGTAAACCAATCTAA
- the pyrF gene encoding orotidine-5'-phosphate decarboxylase, protein MTNDKIIVALDVGDEESAIALIDRLESVTFWKVGLELFTSAGPRILEVLKSRQKRIFLDLKFHDIPNTVAGACRSAARYGVDLMTIHATSGKDALKAAKEAVEEGAIQAGVKPSKLIAITVLTSISSRQLALDLKVPVELPEYALDMALMAQEAGLDGAVCSPQEVTQLRQVCGGDFVLVCPGVRPTWAAMGDQKRSLTPAEALQAGADYLVIGRPITAADEPELAWKRISQELTTAT, encoded by the coding sequence ATGACTAATGACAAAATAATTGTGGCTTTGGATGTGGGGGATGAGGAAAGTGCGATCGCTCTAATTGATAGGTTAGAGTCGGTGACTTTCTGGAAGGTTGGGCTGGAATTGTTTACTAGTGCTGGGCCAAGAATTTTGGAGGTGCTGAAATCTCGGCAAAAGAGGATTTTTCTTGATTTAAAGTTTCATGATATCCCCAATACTGTGGCTGGGGCTTGTCGCAGTGCAGCACGTTATGGGGTGGATTTGATGACTATTCATGCTACCTCTGGTAAAGATGCCCTCAAGGCGGCGAAGGAGGCGGTAGAGGAAGGGGCAATACAGGCTGGTGTTAAACCATCCAAGTTAATTGCGATAACAGTGTTAACGAGTATTTCTTCTAGGCAGTTGGCTTTGGATTTAAAAGTGCCTGTAGAGTTGCCAGAATACGCCTTAGATATGGCATTGATGGCGCAAGAGGCGGGGTTGGATGGGGCTGTATGTTCCCCCCAGGAAGTGACGCAGTTACGGCAAGTTTGCGGCGGTGATTTTGTACTGGTTTGTCCGGGAGTACGTCCTACTTGGGCTGCAATGGGAGATCAAAAGCGATCGCTTACTCCAGCCGAAGCTCTCCAAGCTGGGGCAGATTATTTGGTAATTGGTCGTCCCATTACGGCGGCAGATGAACCTGAGTTAGCCTGGAAACGAATTTCTCAAGAGTTAACAACGGCGACATGA
- a CDS encoding NINE protein, producing the protein MLTKRKSRTIAAILALAGTSPISGWHKFYLGQPIWGLLYVLLSWTPIPKVASVIEAVWYLAQDEETFDRNFNMGQPAVKQSQYAVNQVGAIANALRELDNLRQDGLISEYEFEQKRRQLLDQIS; encoded by the coding sequence ATGTTAACTAAGCGTAAAAGTCGCACTATTGCTGCTATTTTAGCTTTGGCTGGAACATCACCCATCTCTGGATGGCATAAATTTTATTTAGGACAGCCGATTTGGGGCTTATTATATGTTTTACTGTCTTGGACTCCTATTCCCAAAGTAGCCAGTGTAATTGAGGCTGTTTGGTATTTAGCCCAAGATGAAGAAACTTTTGACCGAAATTTTAATATGGGTCAGCCTGCCGTCAAACAATCCCAGTATGCTGTTAATCAAGTAGGAGCGATCGCTAATGCTTTACGCGAATTAGACAACCTACGTCAAGATGGCTTAATTTCTGAGTACGAGTTTGAACAAAAGCGTCGTCAGCTGCTTGATCAGATTTCTTAA
- the hppD gene encoding 4-hydroxyphenylpyruvate dioxygenase codes for MKIDHVHFYVEDAKVWRNWFLNYLGFTAVSSNVSSLHTCTEVVKSGDVCFLLSSPLLPTSPVAEFLRQHPPGVADVAFAVDDVEDAIAHAQAQGATILQSIKERQIGNITRKCGKIAAWGGLTHTLIEKLSTDSQINSSPNYITAIDHIVLNVAVGELKRAVAWYENILDLQPRQSFKIQTDRSALYSQVMVSRDGSVQLPINEPASNNSQIQEFLDFNKGPGIQHIALQTQNIVSAIAQFRHRGLPLLSVPPTYYSQLKQRLTLPLSSTEIDAIAQQEILVDWQKDHQKAVLLQIFTQPIFAQPTFFLEFIERRSQAQGFGEGNFRALFEAIESEQMKRGTI; via the coding sequence ATGAAAATTGATCACGTTCATTTTTATGTCGAAGATGCTAAGGTGTGGCGGAACTGGTTCCTCAACTATCTTGGCTTTACAGCAGTAAGTAGTAATGTCAGTTCTTTACACACCTGTACAGAGGTAGTGAAAAGTGGTGATGTCTGTTTTTTGCTGTCTTCACCATTATTACCCACTAGCCCCGTAGCTGAATTTCTGCGTCAACATCCCCCTGGTGTGGCAGATGTGGCATTTGCGGTTGATGATGTAGAAGATGCGATCGCTCATGCCCAAGCCCAAGGTGCGACAATATTACAATCTATCAAAGAACGCCAAATTGGTAATATCACCCGTAAGTGTGGCAAAATCGCTGCTTGGGGTGGATTAACTCATACATTAATTGAAAAATTAAGTACAGATAGCCAGATCAATTCGTCACCTAATTATATTACCGCCATAGACCACATCGTATTAAATGTAGCAGTAGGTGAGTTAAAACGTGCCGTGGCTTGGTATGAAAATATTCTCGACTTACAACCCCGACAGTCATTTAAAATTCAAACTGATCGCTCGGCGCTGTACAGTCAAGTCATGGTTTCCCGCGACGGCAGTGTACAATTACCAATTAATGAGCCAGCATCAAATAATTCCCAAATTCAAGAGTTTCTAGACTTTAATAAGGGGCCTGGTATCCAACATATTGCGCTGCAAACACAAAATATTGTGAGTGCGATCGCTCAATTCCGCCACCGTGGTTTACCATTGCTTTCAGTCCCACCAACATATTACTCACAACTCAAACAGCGTCTAACCCTTCCGCTATCATCTACAGAAATAGATGCGATCGCTCAACAAGAAATTCTAGTAGACTGGCAAAAAGATCATCAAAAAGCTGTATTACTACAAATCTTCACCCAGCCCATCTTTGCGCAACCAACCTTTTTCCTAGAATTTATCGAACGTCGTTCTCAAGCCCAAGGTTTTGGCGAAGGCAATTTTCGCGCCCTATTTGAAGCCATCGAAAGCGAACAAATGAAGCGGGGAACTATTTAG
- a CDS encoding bestrophin family protein has protein sequence MTFEKKRWFQIALQFRGSVIGAIYTRVLGCGLFGVFVTLLYQLKVPVSQPILGSVIPSIVLGLLLVFRTNTAYERFWEGRKCWGSIVNNTRNLARQIWVSVEEVSPKDREAKIAALNLLVAFAVATKLHLRGEPINSELEDLISTSRYFQLKSMNNPPLEVAFWIGDYLQQQYNRNCLNSYQLTSIQELLNNLVDNLGSCERILRTPMPLAYAIHLKQLLLLYCFLLPFQMVQSLEWWTGVIVALVSFTLFGIEAIGLEIENPFGYDANDLPLDVICQTMKRNIDDLTSLSPSVRSQELDETSNVSV, from the coding sequence ATGACTTTTGAAAAAAAGCGCTGGTTTCAAATAGCTTTACAATTTAGAGGTTCAGTTATTGGTGCAATCTACACGCGCGTTCTTGGCTGCGGCTTATTTGGTGTGTTTGTAACTTTACTTTATCAACTAAAAGTTCCTGTATCTCAACCTATTTTGGGGAGTGTTATTCCTAGTATAGTTTTAGGTTTATTGCTAGTTTTTCGGACGAATACAGCTTATGAACGTTTCTGGGAAGGAAGAAAATGTTGGGGTTCTATAGTTAATAATACACGTAATCTAGCTCGGCAAATTTGGGTATCGGTAGAAGAAGTTTCACCAAAGGATAGAGAAGCTAAAATAGCAGCTTTAAATTTATTAGTAGCATTTGCTGTAGCTACCAAGTTACATTTGCGAGGAGAACCTATAAATAGTGAATTAGAGGATTTAATATCAACTTCTCGATATTTCCAACTCAAAAGTATGAATAATCCTCCTCTAGAAGTTGCCTTCTGGATTGGAGATTATTTGCAACAGCAATATAATCGCAATTGCTTAAACAGTTATCAGTTAACATCTATTCAAGAATTGTTAAACAATTTGGTAGATAATTTAGGGAGTTGTGAACGGATTCTGAGAACGCCGATGCCTTTAGCTTATGCCATTCATCTCAAGCAGTTATTATTATTGTATTGTTTCCTGCTCCCTTTTCAAATGGTACAGAGTTTAGAATGGTGGACAGGTGTAATTGTAGCATTAGTGAGTTTCACTTTATTTGGAATCGAAGCTATTGGTTTAGAGATAGAAAATCCTTTTGGATACGATGCCAATGATTTACCATTAGATGTTATCTGTCAAACAATGAAGCGCAATATTGATGATTTGACTAGTTTATCTCCTAGTGTGCGCTCTCAAGAGTTGGATGAAACGTCAAATGTTAGTGTATAG
- a CDS encoding DUF1825 family protein, translating into MGFFDSEIVQQEAKQLFEDYQALIKLGNNYGKFDREGKKLFIEQMEAMMDRYHIFMKRFELSEDFMAQMTVEQLKTQLNQFGITPQQMFDQMNFTLQRMKAELEKQS; encoded by the coding sequence ATGGGATTCTTTGACTCTGAGATAGTTCAGCAAGAAGCAAAGCAGTTGTTTGAAGATTATCAAGCACTGATTAAACTAGGCAATAACTACGGCAAATTTGACCGTGAGGGGAAAAAGTTATTTATTGAGCAAATGGAAGCGATGATGGATCGCTATCATATTTTTATGAAGCGATTCGAGCTTTCAGAAGACTTTATGGCACAAATGACCGTAGAGCAACTTAAAACCCAATTAAACCAGTTTGGCATCACTCCCCAGCAGATGTTCGATCAGATGAATTTTACTCTCCAGCGCATGAAAGCTGAGTTAGAGAAACAGTCTTAA
- a CDS encoding J domain-containing protein has product MSQTSLPAEALRQLVDPYAVLGVAVTADERQILNRYHFLAKQLHPDRYNNSNYFQKKLATAIFTCLINPAYEQLKHKKQRHSILESLRSEAIAWKKQANSVRNPVAAQLLTMSAREADLFYQDAIASYAQAQYQSLQKSHQITRQIILLNVVYLSLQKTEPMILQVNPPIKTKEKPQPVEVQVQEITFTETTNVKPAVINYAQKHYQRAIQYAKQSQWNLAVQELRDAIRIEPNNGDYYALLGFVHLHQQLPGMAKVYMRQALKLNPQQQLALKYADYLKISSIDNIDPPSMAKALGIAALLGKFVTKVETNISQVLKFR; this is encoded by the coding sequence ATGTCACAGACTTCCCTCCCCGCAGAAGCACTAAGACAACTTGTTGATCCCTACGCTGTGTTAGGGGTGGCTGTGACTGCTGATGAACGCCAAATTCTCAACCGTTATCACTTTCTAGCAAAACAGCTACATCCTGATCGCTACAATAACAGTAATTATTTTCAGAAAAAATTAGCAACAGCCATTTTTACTTGTTTAATTAACCCTGCTTACGAGCAATTGAAGCATAAAAAGCAGCGTCATAGTATTTTAGAGTCATTGCGGTCAGAGGCGATCGCTTGGAAAAAACAAGCCAATTCTGTACGAAATCCCGTAGCAGCGCAACTCCTCACCATGTCAGCAAGAGAAGCTGACTTATTCTACCAAGATGCGATCGCCTCCTATGCACAAGCCCAATATCAATCTCTGCAAAAATCACATCAAATCACAAGACAAATAATTTTATTAAATGTAGTTTATTTATCTTTGCAGAAAACTGAACCCATGATTCTGCAAGTCAATCCACCTATAAAAACTAAGGAAAAACCTCAACCTGTGGAGGTGCAGGTACAAGAAATTACCTTCACTGAAACAACTAATGTCAAACCCGCAGTCATAAACTATGCTCAAAAGCACTATCAAAGAGCTATTCAGTATGCTAAACAAAGTCAGTGGAATTTAGCAGTGCAAGAACTACGGGATGCAATTAGAATAGAGCCGAATAACGGAGATTATTATGCCTTATTGGGATTCGTGCATCTGCATCAGCAACTTCCAGGCATGGCAAAAGTTTATATGAGGCAAGCATTGAAACTCAATCCCCAGCAGCAACTAGCATTAAAATACGCCGATTACCTAAAAATTAGTAGTATAGATAACATTGACCCGCCATCAATGGCCAAAGCTTTAGGAATTGCCGCTTTATTAGGTAAATTTGTTACCAAAGTTGAAACTAATATTAGTCAAGTGTTGAAATTTCGGTAA
- a CDS encoding glycosyltransferase family 4 protein — MNSHTEKRIALISVHGDPAIEIGKEEAGGQNVYVREVGKALAQLGWQVDMFSRRVSPEQELIVHHSPLCRTIRLTAGPEEFIPRDNGFKYLPEFVKQLLRFQKENNFTYPIVHTNYWLSSWVGMQLKEIQGSKQVHTYHSLGAVKYKAIDTIPLVATKRLAVEKQVLETAERIVATSPQEQQHMRSLVSTKGYIDIVPCGTDIQRFGSIARQAARAELGIDQNAKVVLYVGRFDPRKGIETIVRAVNESQLRNSGKLKLIIGGGSTPGNSDGRERDRIEGIVQELGMTDIVSFPGQLNQDILPSYYAAADVCVVPSHYEPFGLVAIESMSSGTPVVASDVGGLQYTVISEKTGLLVPPKDVAAFKTAIDRILLNPAWRDELGVAARRHTTDKFSWDGVAVQLDEIYTQLLIQEEVKEPALSSK, encoded by the coding sequence ATGAACTCTCACACTGAAAAACGCATAGCTTTAATTTCAGTTCACGGAGACCCAGCAATTGAAATTGGTAAGGAGGAAGCTGGAGGACAAAATGTTTACGTGCGTGAAGTAGGCAAAGCATTAGCTCAATTGGGATGGCAAGTGGATATGTTTAGCCGCAGAGTGAGTCCTGAACAAGAGTTAATTGTTCACCACAGCCCGCTTTGTCGCACAATTAGGTTAACAGCTGGGCCAGAGGAGTTTATCCCCAGAGATAACGGCTTTAAATATTTACCGGAATTTGTCAAACAATTACTACGTTTCCAAAAGGAAAACAACTTCACCTACCCAATAGTGCATACAAACTACTGGCTTTCTAGCTGGGTGGGAATGCAATTAAAAGAAATCCAAGGAAGTAAGCAAGTTCATACATACCACTCATTAGGAGCAGTTAAGTACAAGGCTATAGATACCATTCCGCTAGTTGCAACTAAGCGTTTAGCTGTAGAAAAACAAGTACTAGAAACAGCAGAGAGAATTGTTGCTACCAGTCCGCAAGAACAGCAACATATGCGATCGCTGGTTTCCACTAAAGGTTACATTGATATAGTTCCTTGTGGTACTGATATTCAACGCTTCGGTTCCATAGCCAGACAAGCAGCTAGAGCCGAATTAGGCATTGACCAAAATGCCAAAGTTGTTTTATATGTAGGACGTTTCGACCCCCGCAAAGGTATAGAAACTATAGTCCGTGCAGTCAATGAGTCCCAATTACGTAACTCTGGCAAACTCAAGCTTATTATTGGTGGTGGTAGTACCCCTGGTAATAGCGATGGTAGAGAGCGCGATCGCATTGAAGGCATTGTGCAAGAATTAGGCATGACTGATATCGTTAGTTTCCCTGGTCAGCTGAATCAAGATATCCTCCCTTCCTACTATGCTGCGGCTGATGTTTGCGTTGTTCCTAGTCATTATGAACCATTTGGACTTGTGGCGATAGAATCGATGTCCAGTGGTACACCTGTAGTCGCCAGTGATGTTGGTGGACTTCAATATACAGTCATCTCTGAAAAAACAGGTTTATTAGTACCACCAAAAGATGTGGCTGCTTTCAAAACAGCAATTGATCGAATTTTGCTCAATCCCGCATGGCGAGATGAACTAGGTGTAGCTGCAAGGAGACACACTACCGATAAATTTAGCTGGGATGGAGTAGCAGTACAACTCGATGAAATATACACTCAATTGTTGATCCAGGAAGAAGTTAAGGAACCAGCATTGAGCAGTAAATAA
- a CDS encoding SDR family oxidoreductase, with the protein MQNKVVVIVGASGGIGSALAHKLAAVGAKLVLAARDSSRLEALANDLPGEVLTIPTDITDAQQVKTLIQKTVAEFGHIDVLVNAAGVGVLKPYNSVEPADLDKMLDVNLKGCFYTTQAAAEEMQKRKSGHICNVIGILGKHSMPMASAYSASKFGVVGFSKCLAEELKRFGIKFTLFYFGGVDSPFWDNVSLKVDRKKMLSTETAANAIFFALSAEPQAVPLEINIQPDTHLFF; encoded by the coding sequence ATGCAAAACAAAGTTGTCGTTATTGTTGGTGCGAGTGGTGGTATTGGTTCTGCCTTGGCTCACAAATTAGCTGCTGTTGGGGCAAAATTAGTGCTAGCGGCGAGAGATAGCAGCCGTTTAGAGGCGTTGGCAAATGATTTACCAGGGGAAGTTTTAACGATACCTACAGATATTACTGACGCGCAGCAGGTGAAAACTTTAATCCAGAAGACTGTGGCGGAGTTTGGTCACATTGATGTGTTGGTCAATGCTGCTGGTGTCGGTGTGCTTAAGCCTTACAACAGCGTAGAACCAGCCGATTTAGACAAGATGTTGGATGTCAACTTAAAAGGCTGTTTCTACACTACTCAAGCAGCAGCAGAGGAAATGCAGAAACGCAAATCTGGACATATTTGTAATGTAATTGGCATTTTAGGCAAGCATTCAATGCCTATGGCTTCTGCTTATTCTGCGTCTAAGTTTGGTGTTGTGGGTTTTAGTAAGTGCTTGGCTGAAGAACTTAAGCGTTTTGGTATTAAATTTACTTTATTTTATTTTGGTGGAGTAGATTCTCCATTTTGGGATAATGTCAGTTTGAAGGTAGACCGCAAAAAAATGCTGAGTACAGAAACTGCGGCTAATGCAATTTTCTTTGCCCTGTCTGCCGAACCGCAAGCTGTGCCACTAGAAATTAACATCCAGCCAGATACTCATTTATTTTTCTAA